Proteins encoded by one window of Microcebus murinus isolate Inina chromosome 2, M.murinus_Inina_mat1.0, whole genome shotgun sequence:
- the MOB3C gene encoding MOB kinase activator 3C has translation MALCLKQVFAKDKTFRPRKRFEPGTQRFELYKKAQASLKSGLDLRSVVRLPPGENIDDWIAVHVVDFFNRINLIYGTMAERCSETSCPVMAGGPRYEYRWQDERQYRRPAKLSAPRYMALLMDWIEGLINDEEVFPTRVGVPFPRNFQQVCTKILTRLFRVFVHVYIHHFDSILSMGAEAHVNTCYKHFYYFIREFSLVDQRELEPLREMTERICH, from the exons atGGCACTGTGCCTGAAGCAGGTGTTCGCCAAGGACAAGACGTTCCGGCCACGGAAGCGCTTTGAGCCGGGTACTCAGCGCTTTGAGTTGTACAAGAAAGCACAGGCCTCGCTCAAGTCCGGCCTGGACCTGCGCAGCGTGGTGAGGCTGCCCCCCGGGGAGAACATCGACGACTGGATCGCGGTGCACGTGGTCGACTTCTTCAACCGCATCAACCTCATCTACGGCACCATGGCCGAGCGCTGCAGCGAGACCAGCTGCCCGGTCATGGCCGGCGGGCCGCGGTACGAGTACCGCTGGCAGGACGAGCGCCAGTACCGGCGGCCGGCCAAGCTCTCGGCGCCGCGCTACATGGCGTTGCTCATGGACTGGATCGAGGGCCTCATCAACGACGAGGAGGTCTTTCCCACGCGTGTTG GAGTTCCCTTCCCCAGGAACTTCCAGCAGGTCTGCACCAAGATCCTGACGCGCCTCTTCCGAGTCTTTGTCCACGTCTACATCCACCACTTCGACAGCATCCTCAGCATGGGCGCCGAGGCGCATGTCAACACCTGCTACAAGCACTTCTACTACTTTATCCGCGAGTTCAGTCTGGTGGACCAGCGGGAGCTGGAGCCACTG AGGGAGATGACAGAGCGGATCTGTCACTGA